The following are from one region of the Micromonas commoda chromosome 12, complete sequence genome:
- a CDS encoding D-erythro-sphingosine kinase (Diacylglycerol kinase catalytic domain (presumed). Diacylglycerol (DAG) is a second messenger that acts as a protein kinase C activator. The catalytic domain is assumed from the finding of bacterial homologues.), whose protein sequence is MPHGNLWGWGETGRRDSVSGAVAADAAPEPSKAGRLLVLVNPAAGKGRGVAAYERDVAPVLAALSGCGVVVEMRVTALRGEAMKIANALDLDAYRAVVCVGGDGTLAEVFNGLMTRPDAARAQSFPVGVVPAGSGNAVAKSLTHRVAQPCDNCTAALAIARGHLVSLDRAESERLPIAMHALLSLSWGFFSDVDIESERWRFLGGARFTVGAIVRVLFMRRYDARIRFRPLGAEDAADAAFFLEDGSSDDEEDDGAFYNKFDISRSRKRKGSTPGWREIAGDDVQGVWALNLPWAAEDMFAAPAAQCSDGAFDLLVFKGHSRLSLLLNLLKLDAGRHVPHSRVTYVKASELEVVPGASSTGQGGYIAVDGELVARAREVNAGGAGGGGGGGGGGGGGGTSAVRMVTEVDRNWRVPYGPMSLRVVRGSARVFGSSRGGGEEV, encoded by the exons ATGCCCCACGGCAACCTCTGGGGCTGGGGAGAGACGGGCCGCCGCGACTCCGTCTCAggggcggtcgccgccgacgccgcaccCGAGCCGTCCAAGGCGGGCAGGCTCCTGGTGCTGGTGAACCCGGCCGCGGGGAAAGGaaggggcgtcgccgcctacgagcgggacgtcgcgcccgtgctGGCGGCGTTGAGCGgatgcggcgtcgtcgtcgagatgcgcgtcaccgcgctgcgAGGCGAGGCGATGAAGATCGCGAAcgccctcgacctcgacgcgtacAGGGCGGTGGTGTGCGTGGGGGGAGACGGCACACTCGCGGAGGTGTTCAACGGCCTCATGACTCGCCCGGACGCCGCACGAGCGCAGTCCttccccgtcggcgtcgtccccgcggggtCCGGTAACGCGGTGGCCAAATCCCTCACGCACCGAGTCGCGCAGCCGTGCGACAATTGCACAGCCGCGCTCGCAATCGCGCGAGGGCACCTCGTCTcgctcgatcgcgccga GAGCGAGAGGCTGCCCATCGCGATGCACGCGCTGCTGTCGCTGTCTTGGGGTTTTTTTTCAGACGTGGACATCGAGAGCGAGCGGTGGAGGTttctcggcggcgctcggttCACGGTGGGCGCCATCGTCCGCGTGCTCTTCATGCGACGGTACGACGCGAGGATTCGGTTCAGgccgctcggcgccgaggacgccgccgacgccgcgttttTCCTCGAAGACGGATCCAGCGACGATGAAGAAGATGATGGCGCGTTTTACAACAAGTTCGACATCAGCCGGAGTCGAAAGCGAAAAGGGTCGAC GCCGGGATGGCGCGAaatcgcgggcgacgacgtgcaaGGCGTGTGGGCTCTCAACCTGCCGTGGGCCGCGGAGGACATgttcgccgcccccgccgcgcagTGCTCCGACGGCGCCTTCGACCTGCTCGTGTTCAAGGGCCACTCGCGTCTGTCCCTGCTGCTCAACCTGCtcaagctcgacgccgggagGCACGTGCCGCATTCACGGGTCACCTACGTCAAGGCGTCCGAGTTGGaagtcgtccccggcgcgtcgtccacgggaCAGGGCGGATacatcgcggtggacggggagctggtggcgcgcgcgagagaggtgaacgcgggcggggcgggcggcggcggcggcggcggcgggggtgggggcggggggggaaCTTCGGCGGTGCGCATGGTGACCGAGGTTGACCGGAACTGGCGAGTGCCTTACGGGCCGATGAGCCTTCGGGTGGTGCGGGGCAGCGCGAGGGTGTTTGGGTcttcgcgcggtggcggcgaggaggtttAA